ATAAACAAAATCTTTCTATGTCAGAAAGAGATAAAAAAATAGTTACCGCTTCTATATGGAAAACGGCTTCAGAAATCCTTGTTGGTTCGCTTCAGGATAAACATCACAACAATATGGTTATGTCTGGTTTAGTAGCCAAAATTCCCGATGACGCTGTTGGCAACGGAATTCGTGATACTTATCAAAAAATGGATAATCTAAAAAAGCGACTCAAAAGCATAACGATGTTTTTTGGAATGCTTATATCTCCCCAAGTTGGGGTTTCTAAAACATTCTTGGATTATCAGTTTAATACGAAACTGCAAGAAGGTATTACTGCTGTTGAATTGGATATAAAGATATTTAGCGATTCTGCAGAAAAAACTAGAAAAGACATTAACAAGCTACTGAAACAATATGGGAAAGAGATTAAAATTATAGCTTATGAAAAAGTACATAACTCTGAAAAAGGATCTAGAAAAACTGAAAAATCTTCCATTTCTTCAAAAAAATGAGCAAGAGATTGTTGATAAATAGCTATAGCTATGGTTGAAAGATGTTTCTATTAAAAACTGGGTTTTAAATAGATTGTTAAATCAAGCTTTTAAGGAGGTCTACCCTTTAAATTTCAGACCCTTTAAATCCAGATAATGGGGTCAGCCACCTATTTAGAAAAAATACAAGGACAAATCTTGTAGAAAATATATATGCAAATTTTCTACTCAATTGGGAAACGGCACCTTTTTTCATTTAACGCTCAACTTAAGGCAAGGTCTTCCATTTCATGTAAGGCCTTGCCTTGTTTCGCGTTAGGGGAGGAGGGACCAGAGGGATTGGAAGATTATTTTCTGGGTTTGGACTAGTCCGGGTTCTTCAATGATAACTGCATATGGTAGTTCATCTTCGGTGATAGAGATGATGGCATATTTATCTGTATAGATGATGATATAGCTTGAGGAGTTGGAGCTGGAGTTTTGTATCCATTTTCGCTGTGCTAACTGCACTTCTTCTCCACCTTTTCCTAAGGCAATTACATTTACCTGGATACCTTTGGTAATTCTTTGTTTAGTAAAATTAGGAAATTGTTGATAGAGGTATTTTCTGATTGGCAAAGCTGAGTAAGCATAATATGTTTTATCTTTAGTATTCTCAACAGAGTGGAGAATATCTAGGAGTACTTTTTCGATACCTTCTTCTCCCTCATAATATTTAACCGTGGGACTTGATCCAGTAATTTTAGATGCCTCAAGTTCTGGTATGACTTTTGTACTAAGGGATGAAATTAGCTGTTTAATCCTGGTTTCTTTTTCTTTAGCAAGATTTGTTAGTTTTTTAGGAGATTCAGCTAGATAACGTTTTCGCTGTCCACTCATCTGAAAGCATACGAGGCCTTTTTTTACGAGTTCTCTTAGTATTTCGTGAGTAGTTCCCCTATTGATTTTAGTATCTGCAGCTAGCTCCCGGATGGAGACAGGGCCAAGCTTTAGGAGTGATTTGTAAACAATATATTCCTTACTAGATATACCCAGCAGACTAAATTGTGAATCCATTGGGTAATTATATAACACTTGTCAATAAAATGTTGACAAAAACTGTTGACATTGCATATGTGCCGAACTATGCTTGGTCTTTGTTATTAATTGTCAATATATTAACTGACTGACTATGTGTGGGATATTTGGATATACTGGAAAAAATAATAATGCAGCGGATATAGTCCTTGAGGGGCTTAAAAAACTTGAGTATCGTGGATATGATAGCTGGGGTGTGGCAGTCCCGGGTCCTAGCGATGTAATCTCTGTAAGAAAAAAAATAGGTAAGATTGGTAATGCTACGATTGGCAACTTACCAGATGCATCTACCGGAATTGGACATACACGCTGGGCGACTCATGGTGGGGTAACAGAAAAGAATGCTCATCCGCATTTATCCTGTGATAAAAAAATTGCAGTAATTCATAATGGCATCATTGAAAATTACGATAAGCTACGTAGTAAGCTACAGAGCCAAAATCATGTATTTGTATCTGATACAGACTCTGAGGTAGCAGTACATCTGATAGAAGAATACAGGATGACTAATGCATTATTAGAAGCTGTACGGAAGGCTTTTTTGGATTTTAGTGGACTAAATGCTGTAATTGCTCTGGAGGTTGGTGAAGAAGGTTTTGTGGCTATTAAAAATGGTTCACCCGTAGTAGTTGGGTTCGGTCAGGACGGAAACTATTTAGCTAGCGATGCAGTGGCGCTTAGTGCTCATACTAGAACAGTTTATTACCTTAAGGATAATGAACTTGTGCATGTAGGCAAAAAAGAGGTACTGCTGTTTAATGCAGAAACTGGCAAGCAAAAGGGTTTTAAGAAGATAAAATTAGATTGGAGTGTAGAAGCTGCTGATTTAGGAAAGTACAAATACTTTATGCTTAAAGAGATAAATGAGCAACCAGATATTATTTCTCGTATTCTTAAAGAAGATATTGAGCAGGCAATACAGTTAGCTAAAGTGATTAAAAAATCATATGGTACTTATTTAGTTGGGTGTGGTACTGCTGCATATGCCTGTCTAGCTGGTTCTTATCTGTTTTCAAAAATAGCTAAAAGACATGTGAACTGGGCAGTAGGGAGTGAATTTGGCTACCAATTAGATTTTCTAACAGATAAAAGCTTCGTATTGGCTTTATCCCAATCCGGAGAGACGATGGATATCCTTGAAGCAGTAAAAAAAGCTAAAACAAGAAATGCAAAAATTGGTGCTCTGGTTAATGTAATGGGGTCTACTCTTTACAGAGAGGCTGACCATAAAATGTTAATAGGGGCTGGCCCTGAAAAAGGAGTAGCCTCAACGAAAGTATTTGTTTCCAAGCTTGCTCATCTTGTGTTGCTTTCATATATACTGGAGGGTAAAAACTTGGAAGGAACAGCAGTTCTTAAAAAAGCAGAAGTATCTGCGAGGGATGTTTTGAATGAAAGCACTACAAGAAAAATTAAAAAGTTAGCAAACAAATTGTATAAAAAAGATCATATGTATATAGTTGGCAGGGGTTTATCATACCCAGCGAGTTTGGAAGCAGCACTAAAGATAAAGGAAATTTCATATATCCATGCGGAGGGATTTGCCGCCGGGGAGCTAAAACATGGGGTCATAGCATTAATCGAAAAAGGAACACCTTGTATGGTATATGCCCCGAATGATGAAACATATGGCGCAAATCTTGCAGGCGCAATGGAGATGAAAGCGCGTGGTGGTTATATTATTGGAGTGTCA
Above is a genomic segment from Candidatus Roizmanbacteria bacterium CG_4_9_14_0_2_um_filter_38_17 containing:
- a CDS encoding transcriptional regulator, which codes for MDSQFSLLGISSKEYIVYKSLLKLGPVSIRELAADTKINRGTTHEILRELVKKGLVCFQMSGQRKRYLAESPKKLTNLAKEKETRIKQLISSLSTKVIPELEASKITGSSPTVKYYEGEEGIEKVLLDILHSVENTKDKTYYAYSALPIRKYLYQQFPNFTKQRITKGIQVNVIALGKGGEEVQLAQRKWIQNSSSNSSSYIIIYTDKYAIISITEDELPYAVIIEEPGLVQTQKIIFQSLWSLLP
- the glmS gene encoding glutamine--fructose-6-phosphate transaminase (isomerizing), yielding MCGIFGYTGKNNNAADIVLEGLKKLEYRGYDSWGVAVPGPSDVISVRKKIGKIGNATIGNLPDASTGIGHTRWATHGGVTEKNAHPHLSCDKKIAVIHNGIIENYDKLRSKLQSQNHVFVSDTDSEVAVHLIEEYRMTNALLEAVRKAFLDFSGLNAVIALEVGEEGFVAIKNGSPVVVGFGQDGNYLASDAVALSAHTRTVYYLKDNELVHVGKKEVLLFNAETGKQKGFKKIKLDWSVEAADLGKYKYFMLKEINEQPDIISRILKEDIEQAIQLAKVIKKSYGTYLVGCGTAAYACLAGSYLFSKIAKRHVNWAVGSEFGYQLDFLTDKSFVLALSQSGETMDILEAVKKAKTRNAKIGALVNVMGSTLYREADHKMLIGAGPEKGVASTKVFVSKLAHLVLLSYILEGKNLEGTAVLKKAEVSARDVLNESTTRKIKKLANKLYKKDHMYIVGRGLSYPASLEAALKIKEISYIHAEGFAAGELKHGVIALIEKGTPCMVYAPNDETYGANLAGAMEMKARGGYIIGVSHKDHEVFDYYIEVKDAAEATIIPNVMVAQLLSYYLAVKLGLDPDKPRNLAKSVTVK